In a genomic window of Alcanivorax sp.:
- the rne gene encoding ribonuclease E, which translates to MKRMLINATHPEEVRVALVDGQRLYDLDIEHRTREQKKANIYKGKITRVEPSLEAAFVDFGAERHGFLPLKEISRQYFQKDPKDIQGRINIKEVIKEGQEVIIQVAKEERGNKGAALTTFISLAGRYLVLMPNNPRAGGISRRIEGEERQQLKEALGALTIPDEMGVIVRTAGLGRSAEELQWDLNYLLKLWNSIDDASKDRKAPFLIYQESNVIIRAIRDYLRKDIGEVLIDSKKVYDEAQGFVQQVMQDFQHKIKLYSDETPLFSRFQIESQIETAFEREVKLPSGGSIVIDPTEALVSIDINSSRATKGADIEETALNTNLEAADEIARQLRLRDIGGLIVVDFIDMGPARNQRDVENRMRDALEADRARIQLGRISRFGLLELSRQRLRPSLGETSSIVCPRCNGQGHIRDVKSLALSILRLIEEEVMKERTGEIQAQVPVAVATYLLNEKREPLRAIEDAHNVRVVIIPNQNLETPHFEVERIRDDQTTAQPSHELELLEGNKDADIASAQDTEIKTQEPAVKLMAPDTAPPPPKPAPTPAVSTTENLGILARFFTWLAQIFTSEPKPAKVKKPQPQGKGSPRQQNTRGRGGNNRNRNDNRNKQDSGKPAGKGGDNDNRNPRNKRQNDRDGGNRKNDNRQSDNRGDNRSADRSSDNKDDNRNERRGRNDNRRNRNDNRGGDNRNDSRNNEGRNDNKADKGDSGNKPRNKKPQQQDNTEAASDSKGPKAPRRNDAKDDRPLRERQRPAKSAANGDKPAGEQKPQQAQPARNVKQDDKPQPNRAPATAAVMDNEGHPPAKLVPAQEPTAGEQPKAAAKVESAEKVETESNAKPAQPQQPVKAEETRNEEKAEATQQPATAAPVAEKPQAPKAEPQPEPQVKAEPQAEAQAEQQTAAPVKKQPEAPAAEAPAAEKAAQQQAPRQPQTEAQQPAEPKTEQPAAPQPAKAEAAEPQAQDTAKADTTAQAHAEAAPAQAEQKPAASEPKAEESAAEDGTTVRASNDPRQPGYQRTAPAPRESEKPKEAPKPQANELPSRATEVKAVRAEAKPAAAEMGRASNDPRQRRRQQQAEAAAAAKAAEEDASSES; encoded by the coding sequence ATGAAACGTATGCTCATTAACGCCACTCACCCTGAAGAGGTTCGGGTGGCACTGGTCGACGGCCAACGGCTGTATGACCTGGATATCGAACACAGAACCCGCGAACAGAAGAAAGCCAACATCTATAAAGGCAAGATCACCCGGGTGGAACCGTCCCTGGAAGCGGCCTTCGTGGACTTCGGCGCCGAGCGTCACGGCTTTCTTCCCCTCAAGGAAATCTCTCGCCAGTACTTCCAGAAAGACCCGAAAGACATCCAGGGTCGTATCAACATCAAGGAAGTGATCAAGGAAGGCCAGGAAGTCATCATTCAGGTGGCCAAGGAAGAACGGGGTAACAAGGGCGCCGCCCTCACCACTTTCATCAGCCTGGCTGGCCGCTACCTGGTACTGATGCCAAACAACCCCCGCGCCGGCGGTATTTCCCGTCGCATTGAGGGCGAGGAACGCCAGCAGCTCAAGGAAGCCCTGGGCGCGCTGACCATCCCCGACGAAATGGGCGTGATCGTGCGTACCGCCGGACTGGGCCGCAGCGCCGAGGAACTGCAGTGGGACCTGAACTACCTGCTGAAGCTGTGGAACTCCATTGATGATGCCTCCAAAGATCGCAAGGCGCCCTTCCTGATCTATCAGGAATCCAACGTCATCATCCGCGCCATCCGCGATTACCTGCGCAAGGATATCGGCGAAGTCCTGATCGACTCCAAGAAAGTCTACGACGAAGCCCAGGGCTTCGTGCAGCAGGTAATGCAAGACTTCCAGCACAAGATCAAGCTGTACAGCGACGAAACCCCGCTGTTCTCCCGCTTCCAGATCGAATCCCAGATCGAGACTGCCTTCGAGCGCGAAGTGAAACTGCCCTCCGGTGGCTCCATCGTTATCGACCCCACCGAAGCGCTGGTTTCCATCGACATCAACTCCTCCCGGGCCACCAAAGGCGCGGACATCGAGGAAACCGCCCTGAACACCAACCTGGAAGCGGCAGATGAAATCGCCCGCCAGCTGCGGTTGCGTGATATCGGCGGCCTGATCGTGGTGGATTTCATCGACATGGGCCCGGCCCGCAACCAGCGGGACGTGGAAAACCGCATGCGCGACGCGCTGGAGGCCGACCGCGCCCGCATCCAGCTGGGTCGCATTTCCCGCTTCGGTCTGCTCGAACTGTCCCGCCAGCGACTGCGTCCGAGCCTGGGGGAAACTTCCAGCATTGTCTGCCCACGCTGTAACGGTCAGGGCCACATCCGTGATGTGAAATCCCTGGCCCTTAGCATCCTGCGCCTCATCGAAGAAGAGGTAATGAAAGAGCGTACTGGTGAGATCCAGGCCCAGGTGCCGGTGGCCGTCGCCACCTACCTGCTCAACGAAAAACGCGAACCCCTTCGCGCCATTGAGGATGCCCACAATGTTCGCGTGGTGATCATCCCCAACCAGAATCTGGAAACCCCGCATTTCGAGGTGGAACGGATTCGCGATGATCAGACCACCGCCCAGCCCAGCCATGAACTGGAACTGCTGGAAGGAAACAAGGATGCGGATATCGCCTCCGCCCAGGACACCGAAATCAAGACCCAAGAGCCGGCCGTCAAACTGATGGCACCGGACACTGCCCCGCCACCGCCGAAACCGGCGCCGACACCGGCAGTATCCACCACGGAAAATCTGGGCATCCTGGCGCGCTTCTTCACCTGGCTGGCGCAGATTTTCACCAGCGAACCCAAGCCGGCCAAAGTCAAGAAACCCCAGCCCCAGGGCAAGGGTAGCCCGCGCCAGCAGAACACCCGCGGTCGCGGCGGCAACAACCGCAATCGCAACGACAACCGCAACAAGCAGGATAGCGGCAAGCCTGCCGGCAAAGGTGGCGATAACGATAATCGCAACCCGCGCAACAAGCGCCAGAACGACAGGGACGGCGGCAACCGCAAGAACGACAACCGTCAGTCTGATAATCGTGGCGACAACCGTTCTGCCGATCGTTCCAGCGACAACAAGGACGACAACCGTAACGAGCGTCGTGGTCGTAACGACAATCGTCGTAACCGCAACGATAACCGTGGTGGCGACAACCGTAACGACAGCCGTAACAATGAAGGCCGCAACGACAACAAGGCAGACAAGGGCGACAGCGGCAACAAGCCTCGCAACAAGAAGCCTCAGCAGCAGGACAACACCGAAGCCGCCAGCGACAGCAAGGGCCCCAAGGCACCCCGTCGCAACGATGCCAAGGATGACCGCCCACTGCGCGAACGTCAGCGTCCGGCAAAATCCGCTGCCAATGGCGACAAGCCCGCTGGCGAGCAGAAGCCTCAGCAGGCTCAACCGGCCCGCAACGTAAAACAGGACGACAAACCGCAACCGAACCGCGCTCCTGCTACGGCAGCGGTGATGGACAACGAAGGGCATCCGCCGGCGAAGCTGGTTCCGGCCCAGGAGCCCACCGCTGGTGAGCAGCCCAAGGCCGCCGCCAAGGTTGAGTCGGCAGAAAAGGTTGAAACTGAAAGCAACGCCAAACCGGCGCAGCCACAGCAACCGGTTAAAGCCGAGGAAACCCGCAACGAAGAAAAAGCGGAAGCCACGCAACAGCCTGCCACTGCCGCCCCGGTGGCGGAAAAGCCGCAAGCACCGAAAGCCGAGCCGCAGCCGGAACCGCAGGTAAAAGCGGAGCCGCAAGCCGAGGCACAAGCAGAGCAGCAGACTGCAGCGCCAGTGAAGAAGCAGCCGGAAGCCCCGGCCGCTGAAGCGCCGGCTGCAGAGAAGGCAGCGCAGCAGCAAGCTCCCCGCCAGCCGCAGACTGAAGCACAGCAACCGGCGGAGCCCAAAACGGAACAACCTGCTGCACCGCAACCGGCCAAGGCTGAAGCAGCTGAACCGCAAGCGCAGGACACCGCCAAGGCAGACACCACTGCCCAGGCCCATGCCGAAGCGGCTCCGGCGCAAGCAGAACAGAAACCGGCCGCCAGCGAACCGAAGGCAGAAGAAAGCGCCGCCGAGGACGGCACCACGGTCCGGGCCAGCAATGATCCGCGTCAACCGGGCTACCAGCGCACTGCGCCAGCCCCCCGTGAATCGGAAAAACCGAAAGAGGCTCCCAAGCCGCAAGCCAATGAGCTACCGAGCCGGGCCACCGAGGTGAAAGCGGTACGCGCCGAAGCCAAACCC
- a CDS encoding RluA family pseudouridine synthase produces the protein MSDETPAANRVSFVTIDEGRHGQRLDNFLFTHLKGVPKSRVYRIIRSGEVRVNKGRAKQTTRLATGDVVRIPPIRTSESEAPPVVSSGLTERLSRACVYEDDQLFIFNKPSGLAVHGGSGVSLGLIEALRVIHPAEKEMELVHRLDRDTSGLIMVARKRAFLRKMQRLMQAGQVEKRYWLLCQGFKGKERTMEAPLLKMQNGNERIVRVSREGKASVTHFRLLERLADAQLVEATLETGRTHQIRVHSQFGGFPLLGDDKYGTDKGAALLASIGHKRLCLHARTLVFPHPNTGKTVTITAPLDEDFEAILKTLRGAR, from the coding sequence ATGTCAGACGAGACCCCCGCAGCGAACCGTGTCAGCTTCGTGACCATCGACGAAGGCCGCCATGGTCAACGACTGGACAATTTTCTCTTCACCCACCTGAAAGGGGTGCCCAAATCCCGTGTCTACCGGATTATCCGTTCCGGGGAAGTGCGGGTGAATAAAGGGCGTGCCAAGCAGACCACCCGGCTGGCCACGGGGGATGTGGTGCGGATTCCACCGATCCGTACCAGTGAATCCGAGGCGCCGCCGGTGGTCAGCAGCGGGCTCACCGAGCGCCTCAGCCGTGCCTGTGTCTATGAAGATGACCAGCTTTTCATCTTCAACAAGCCTTCCGGGCTGGCGGTGCATGGCGGCAGTGGGGTGAGCTTGGGGCTGATTGAAGCCTTGCGGGTGATTCACCCGGCGGAAAAAGAGATGGAGCTGGTGCACCGGCTGGACCGGGATACCAGTGGCCTGATCATGGTGGCCCGCAAGCGCGCCTTCCTGCGCAAGATGCAGCGGCTGATGCAGGCCGGTCAGGTGGAAAAGCGCTACTGGTTGCTCTGCCAGGGCTTCAAGGGCAAGGAGCGCACCATGGAAGCGCCGCTGCTGAAAATGCAGAACGGCAACGAGCGGATTGTCCGGGTCTCCCGGGAAGGCAAGGCGTCGGTCACCCATTTTCGTCTGCTGGAGCGGCTGGCGGACGCGCAGCTGGTGGAGGCGACCCTGGAGACCGGTCGTACCCATCAGATTCGCGTGCACAGCCAGTTCGGCGGTTTCCCGCTGCTGGGGGATGACAAGTACGGCACCGACAAGGGGGCCGCGTTACTCGCCAGCATCGGTCATAAGCGTTTGTGTCTGCATGCCCGGACCCTGGTGTTTCCCCATCCTAATACCGGCAAGACGGTGACCATTACCGCGCCGCTGGATGAGGATTTCGAGGCCATCCTGAAAACGCTGCGAGGTGCCCGGTGA
- a CDS encoding HAD-IA family hydrolase, with protein MNYDLVIFDWDGTVMDSTGRIVSCMQLAAVDLGLPSLPDEAVRSIIGLGLPEAIGTLYPVLDGEGIESMRERYAFHFIAAEATPSALYPGAESLLTGLRDAGMKLAVATGKSRKGLQRVWGNTGLDRYFDASRCADESHSKPHPAMVLELLDEMAVPAQRAIVVGDTTFDLDMARAAGVDRVAVSYGAHPVEKLLPCEPLAVIDRLHNLLPVLGLAATELVAESL; from the coding sequence GTGAACTACGATCTGGTGATTTTTGACTGGGACGGCACGGTGATGGACTCCACCGGGCGGATCGTCAGCTGCATGCAGCTGGCGGCGGTGGACTTGGGGTTGCCTTCACTGCCCGATGAAGCTGTGCGCAGCATTATCGGGTTAGGTCTACCGGAGGCGATTGGCACCCTTTACCCGGTGCTGGACGGCGAGGGCATCGAATCCATGCGTGAGCGTTATGCCTTTCACTTCATTGCAGCGGAAGCCACCCCCAGCGCCTTGTACCCCGGCGCCGAATCCTTGTTGACCGGCCTGCGGGACGCGGGAATGAAACTGGCGGTGGCCACCGGCAAGAGCCGCAAGGGATTGCAGCGGGTGTGGGGCAATACCGGACTGGATCGCTACTTCGATGCGTCCCGTTGTGCTGACGAAAGTCATTCCAAGCCGCACCCGGCCATGGTGCTGGAATTGCTTGATGAGATGGCGGTGCCGGCGCAGAGGGCAATTGTCGTCGGCGATACCACTTTCGATCTGGACATGGCCCGGGCCGCTGGTGTTGACCGTGTGGCTGTCAGTTATGGCGCTCATCCGGTAGAGAAGCTGTTGCCTTGTGAGCCCTTGGCTGTCATTGATAGATTGCATAATCTGCTGCCCGTGCTTGGGCTGGCAGCGACTGAACTGGTTGCGGAGAGTCTGTAA
- the sppA gene encoding signal peptide peptidase SppA, with translation MENQSPSSRPGNEREWKLIEKLLGQAQEEHRKSRRWGIFFKILTFVYLFVLLFIMLPGKAGDTIKVAEDHVGFVNVSGVIAPDQDASADMIVTGLTRAFEAENSKAIVLKINSPGGSPVQSNQVYDAIKRLRAAYPEKKVYAAITDLGASGAYYIASAADEIYADPSSIVGSIGVIMAGFGFQEAAEKLGVERRVLTAGENKAVMDPFSPITPDDRKHMQTMLDEIHQQFITAVKNGRGDRLKADTHPEIFSGLFWTGEKAMDLGLVDGLKSPGDVARDVVGLEEMVNYSASRSPFEEFVRRFGVSIGEGVANKLGLSAAPEIR, from the coding sequence ATGGAAAATCAGTCCCCTTCATCCCGTCCCGGGAATGAGCGCGAATGGAAACTCATTGAGAAATTGCTGGGCCAGGCCCAGGAAGAGCATCGCAAATCCCGGCGTTGGGGTATTTTCTTCAAGATCCTGACATTCGTTTACCTGTTCGTGTTGCTTTTCATCATGCTGCCGGGCAAGGCTGGCGACACCATAAAGGTGGCTGAGGACCATGTGGGCTTTGTGAATGTGTCTGGTGTCATTGCCCCGGACCAGGATGCCAGTGCTGATATGATTGTTACCGGACTGACACGGGCTTTTGAGGCAGAAAATAGCAAGGCAATCGTTCTCAAGATCAATAGCCCGGGTGGCTCGCCTGTTCAGTCCAATCAGGTGTATGACGCGATCAAGCGTTTACGCGCCGCATATCCTGAGAAAAAGGTTTACGCTGCGATCACTGATCTGGGCGCTTCCGGAGCGTATTATATTGCTTCAGCTGCAGATGAAATCTACGCGGACCCGTCCAGCATCGTGGGTTCCATCGGTGTCATCATGGCGGGTTTCGGCTTTCAGGAAGCCGCGGAGAAGCTGGGTGTAGAGCGTCGCGTGCTCACCGCCGGTGAAAACAAGGCAGTGATGGATCCGTTCTCTCCGATTACCCCGGATGATCGTAAGCATATGCAGACCATGCTGGATGAAATTCACCAGCAGTTTATTACGGCAGTGAAGAATGGTCGTGGCGATCGTCTGAAAGCGGATACCCACCCTGAGATCTTCTCAGGTCTGTTCTGGACCGGTGAAAAGGCCATGGATCTAGGCCTGGTGGATGGCCTGAAGAGCCCCGGTGACGTGGCCCGGGATGTGGTTGGGCTGGAAGAGATGGTGAACTACAGCGCTAGCCGCTCTCCCTTCGAGGAGTTCGTTCGTCGCTTCGGTGTGTCCATCGGGGAAGGTGTCGCCAACAAGCTGGGCCTGTCCGCAGCCCCGGAAATTCGTTGA
- a CDS encoding nucleoside triphosphate pyrophosphatase: protein MTDTPALLLASSSPFRRQLLDKLGLEFIHQSPDIDESRLEGESPVALVMRLARKKAEALAGDHPNTLIIGSDQVAVIGDQVLGKPGSREKAIEQLSAASGQRVTFLTGLCLLNTVTGRTQVACDPFHVQFRTLRPAQIERYVDAEQPLNCAGSFKSEGLGIVLFKAMEGRDPNTLVGLPLILLTEFLAAEGISLPL from the coding sequence ATGACCGACACCCCTGCCCTGTTACTCGCCTCGTCCTCGCCTTTCCGCCGCCAGTTATTGGACAAACTGGGACTGGAATTTATCCACCAGAGTCCGGATATCGATGAATCCCGTCTTGAGGGAGAATCCCCGGTGGCACTGGTGATGCGTCTGGCCCGGAAAAAAGCCGAGGCCCTGGCCGGCGACCACCCGAACACCCTGATCATAGGATCAGACCAGGTGGCCGTGATCGGTGATCAGGTGCTGGGCAAACCCGGCTCCCGGGAAAAAGCCATCGAGCAACTCAGTGCGGCCAGCGGCCAGCGGGTGACTTTCCTCACTGGGCTATGCCTGCTCAATACTGTTACCGGGCGAACCCAGGTGGCCTGCGACCCCTTCCATGTGCAATTCCGCACTCTTCGCCCAGCGCAGATAGAACGCTATGTGGATGCGGAACAGCCGCTCAACTGCGCCGGCAGCTTCAAATCTGAAGGGCTGGGTATTGTCCTGTTCAAGGCCATGGAGGGCCGTGACCCCAACACCCTGGTGGGTCTGCCATTGATTCTGCTGACAGAATTTCTGGCAGCGGAAGGAATCTCCCTGCCCCTTTAA
- a CDS encoding YceD family protein, whose translation MFSGQLPQFLDPRKYADQGRVVEGQLTVGDLPRLQDYRESLDQPVAISLAFDRDEEGHRRIEGEVSTKLVLPCQRCLEPVTCDVQATINVALVWNEDQAKALPERLDPWLVGDEPMVLTDLLEEELLLAMPLVALHDSCPTALPHESGKPEKQENADNPFAVLAKLKGQGK comes from the coding sequence ATGTTTTCAGGGCAACTGCCACAGTTCCTCGATCCCCGTAAATACGCGGATCAGGGTCGCGTCGTTGAGGGCCAGCTTACCGTTGGAGACCTGCCTCGCCTGCAGGATTACCGCGAAAGTCTGGACCAGCCGGTAGCAATATCACTGGCGTTCGATCGTGATGAAGAGGGGCATCGGCGTATCGAGGGCGAGGTCAGCACGAAATTGGTGCTGCCATGCCAGCGCTGCCTGGAGCCAGTGACCTGTGACGTGCAGGCGACCATCAATGTGGCGCTGGTATGGAACGAGGATCAGGCCAAGGCGTTGCCGGAGCGACTGGACCCCTGGCTGGTCGGTGATGAACCCATGGTGCTGACCGACTTGCTCGAAGAGGAATTGTTGCTGGCCATGCCGTTGGTGGCACTGCATGACTCTTGCCCGACAGCTTTACCGCACGAAAGCGGTAAACCTGAGAAACAGGAAAACGCGGATAACCCTTTTGCCGTGCTGGCCAAATTAAAAGGTCAAGGCAAGTAA
- the rpmF gene encoding 50S ribosomal protein L32 has product MAVQKNRKTRSKRGMRRSHDALTSAALTEDTNTGEVHRRHHISPDGMYRGRQVIRQVETDDE; this is encoded by the coding sequence ATGGCTGTTCAGAAGAACCGTAAAACCCGTTCCAAGCGCGGCATGCGCCGTTCTCACGACGCGCTGACTTCTGCCGCGCTGACCGAAGATACCAACACCGGTGAAGTTCACCGTCGTCACCATATTTCCCCGGACGGCATGTACCGTGGCCGCCAGGTGATTCGTCAGGTCGAGACCGACGACGAATAA
- the plsX gene encoding phosphate acyltransferase PlsX, whose product MSVVTLAVDAMGGDHGLAVTVPAVATMLSRQEHLHIILVGQPEPLAEAIKKAGLDGHARVTVQPASELVAMDDPVAVALRQKKDSSMRVAINMVKEGRAQAAVSAGNTGALMAVSRFVLKTLPGVDRPAICTAIPTVSGHCHMLDLGANVDSEPEHLLQFALMGQALVNAVDGVRHPRVALLNIGEEDIKGNEQIKEAAGLLRDAPNINYAGFIEGDGIFAGEADVVVCDGFVGNVSLKTMEGVAKMLKNMIREEAERSWLRKLSALLALPVFRGLKSRMDPDRYNGASLVGLRGVVVKSHGGTTVEGFASALEVAELEARRNVPALIRDALAPAGSNAAE is encoded by the coding sequence ATGTCGGTTGTGACGTTGGCGGTGGATGCCATGGGGGGAGATCACGGGCTTGCCGTGACAGTGCCCGCCGTGGCAACAATGCTCTCCCGCCAGGAACATCTGCACATTATTCTCGTCGGCCAGCCCGAACCGCTGGCTGAAGCCATTAAAAAGGCCGGCCTCGACGGCCATGCCCGCGTCACTGTCCAGCCTGCCAGCGAACTGGTGGCCATGGATGACCCGGTGGCGGTGGCCCTGCGCCAGAAAAAAGACTCCTCCATGCGAGTGGCCATCAATATGGTCAAGGAAGGGCGTGCCCAGGCGGCGGTCAGTGCCGGCAATACCGGTGCCTTGATGGCTGTGAGCCGCTTCGTGCTCAAGACTCTGCCCGGGGTGGATCGCCCTGCCATCTGTACTGCCATTCCCACCGTGTCCGGCCACTGTCATATGCTGGATCTCGGCGCCAATGTGGACTCCGAGCCCGAGCACCTGTTGCAGTTTGCCCTGATGGGGCAGGCCCTGGTCAATGCCGTGGATGGCGTGCGTCACCCGCGGGTGGCACTGCTCAATATCGGCGAGGAAGACATCAAGGGTAACGAGCAGATCAAGGAAGCCGCCGGCCTGCTGCGGGATGCGCCGAACATCAACTACGCCGGCTTTATTGAAGGTGATGGCATCTTCGCCGGTGAAGCGGATGTGGTGGTGTGCGATGGTTTCGTGGGCAATGTGTCGCTCAAGACCATGGAAGGCGTGGCCAAGATGCTCAAGAACATGATCCGTGAAGAGGCGGAACGTTCCTGGCTGCGCAAGCTTTCAGCATTACTGGCCTTGCCGGTATTTCGCGGCCTGAAATCGCGTATGGACCCGGACCGTTACAATGGCGCCAGCCTGGTTGGGCTGCGGGGCGTGGTGGTGAAAAGCCATGGCGGCACCACCGTGGAAGGTTTCGCCAGTGCCCTGGAAGTGGCCGAACTGGAAGCCCGCCGGAATGTGCCGGCGCTGATCCGCGATGCCCTGGCGCCAGCAGGCAGCAACGCTGCCGAATAG
- the fabD gene encoding ACP S-malonyltransferase: MSKTAFIFPGQGSQSLGMLADFADRPAVKQTFQEASGALGLDIWALCQDGPQEALNQTENTQPLLLTAGVALWRLWEQSGGPRPDFLAGHSLGEYTALTCAGVMTLGDAVRLVRTRGELMQQAVAEGEGKMAAVLGLDDDQVRAACAQAAEGDVVEAVNFNAPGQVVIAGSAAAVERAIFACKEAGAKRAMPLPVSVPSHCALMKPAADQLAETLNATSFHAAEMPVINNVDVAMETAPEQIREALIRQLYSPVRWVETIQALKEQGVSHVYECGPGKVLSGLIKRIDREIAARPLETGEAFEVALKGE; this comes from the coding sequence ATGTCCAAAACTGCTTTTATTTTTCCCGGTCAGGGCTCCCAGAGCCTTGGCATGCTCGCTGATTTTGCCGACCGTCCGGCGGTAAAGCAGACCTTTCAGGAAGCCTCCGGCGCCCTTGGCCTGGATATCTGGGCCCTCTGCCAGGATGGCCCCCAGGAAGCCCTGAACCAGACCGAAAACACCCAGCCTCTTTTGCTCACTGCCGGTGTCGCCTTGTGGCGGCTGTGGGAACAGAGCGGTGGTCCGCGCCCCGATTTCCTGGCTGGCCATAGCCTGGGCGAGTACACCGCGCTGACCTGTGCCGGTGTGATGACCCTGGGTGATGCGGTGCGTCTGGTGCGTACCCGCGGCGAGTTGATGCAACAGGCCGTGGCTGAAGGCGAGGGCAAGATGGCGGCAGTGCTGGGCCTCGATGATGACCAGGTCCGCGCAGCCTGTGCGCAGGCTGCGGAAGGTGATGTGGTGGAAGCGGTGAACTTCAATGCGCCAGGGCAGGTAGTGATTGCCGGCTCGGCGGCCGCAGTGGAACGTGCCATCTTTGCCTGCAAGGAAGCGGGAGCAAAACGTGCCATGCCCTTGCCCGTCAGCGTGCCTTCCCACTGTGCGTTGATGAAGCCCGCCGCGGATCAATTGGCAGAAACCCTCAACGCCACCAGCTTTCATGCAGCGGAAATGCCCGTCATCAACAATGTGGATGTGGCCATGGAAACCGCGCCGGAACAGATCCGCGAGGCGCTGATCCGTCAGCTCTATTCGCCGGTGCGCTGGGTGGAAACCATCCAGGCGCTGAAAGAGCAGGGCGTCAGCCATGTGTATGAATGTGGGCCGGGCAAGGTGCTCAGTGGTCTGATCAAACGGATCGACCGGGAGATTGCTGCCCGTCCGCTGGAAACCGGAGAAGCCTTCGAGGTTGCTCTGAAAGGGGAATAA
- the fabG gene encoding 3-oxoacyl-ACP reductase FabG — MSEKKIALVTGASRGIGRAIAEQLVADGFFVVGTATSEKGAAAIGDALGANGAGKVLNVTDKESVINTVKSINDEFGAPLVLVNNAGITRDNIMLRMKDDEWDDVIDTNLNSLYRVSKACLKGMTKARWGRIINISSVVGTMGNAGQANYAAAKGGVEGFTRALARELGSRNITVNSVAPGFIQTDMTEALPEAQKEALLAGIPLARLGQPGEIASAVGWLASEGGGYVTGTTLHVNGGMFTG; from the coding sequence ATGTCAGAAAAGAAAATCGCGCTGGTCACCGGCGCCAGCCGCGGCATTGGCCGTGCCATCGCCGAACAGCTGGTCGCAGACGGCTTTTTCGTGGTTGGTACTGCCACCTCGGAAAAGGGCGCTGCCGCCATCGGTGATGCGCTGGGTGCCAATGGTGCCGGCAAGGTGCTGAACGTGACCGACAAGGAATCCGTGATCAACACGGTGAAAAGCATCAATGACGAGTTCGGTGCACCGCTGGTATTGGTGAACAACGCAGGTATTACCCGCGACAACATCATGCTGCGCATGAAAGATGACGAGTGGGATGATGTCATCGATACCAATCTCAATTCCCTCTATCGGGTCAGCAAGGCCTGCCTGAAAGGCATGACCAAGGCCCGCTGGGGGCGCATTATCAATATCAGTTCCGTGGTCGGTACCATGGGTAACGCGGGCCAGGCAAACTATGCCGCAGCCAAGGGCGGGGTAGAAGGTTTCACCCGCGCATTGGCGCGGGAGCTTGGCTCACGTAACATCACAGTGAATTCCGTGGCGCCTGGCTTTATCCAGACAGACATGACGGAGGCTCTGCCGGAAGCACAGAAGGAAGCGCTTCTGGCGGGTATTCCGCTGGCCCGTCTGGGGCAGCCCGGGGAAATTGCCAGCGCTGTTGGCTGGCTTGCCAGTGAGGGTGGCGGTTACGTCACCGGCACCACTTTGCATGTCAATGGCGGCATGTTTACCGGATAG
- the acpP gene encoding acyl carrier protein, which yields MSSIEERVQKIIVEQLGVKPEDVKSEASFVEDLGADSLDTVELVMALEEEFETEIPDEEAEKISTVQSAVDYIKSHS from the coding sequence ATGAGCAGCATCGAAGAACGCGTACAGAAAATCATCGTTGAACAACTGGGTGTTAAGCCGGAAGACGTAAAATCAGAAGCGTCCTTCGTTGAAGATCTGGGTGCCGACTCCCTGGACACCGTTGAGCTGGTGATGGCCCTGGAAGAAGAGTTCGAAACTGAAATTCCGGACGAGGAAGCGGAGAAAATCAGCACCGTTCAGTCCGCTGTGGATTACATCAAGTCCCACAGCTGA